The nucleotide sequence TCTACTGCGGCGGCGACGGCGGCGGTGGATTTGGCCTTTGAGCAGGAGGAGGAACTTTATCCCCTCATTTTTGTCTCTTATTATCTCGTCGTTATGGGTTGGGCTCAGTAATGGGCTTTTTGGCTGGTATTTTTTCAGTCACAATaatagtggccgaaacttaatcatgatggtaaaagatgaatacgttcgtcctAGCGTCTCCGTCAATTTGTCTCAGTGTCAATAccaaggaggtaaatcacagaccAATCTGTCTCAGTGTCAACACCAagaagataaatcacggacgaTTACTAGTCTTTgtaatagtgactaacacataaaaaagatatttacctgactttatcgagattcgaaccccagatctcatgGTGTCAACACCTCATATGCTAGCAACTAGATCGTTCTGAGAGGACGACCAAAACTTAAACACAAAGGGGCAACGACAGTTGCTCACTTCCGGCCATAATTACAAGTTGTTCATCTCCTAACCTATTTTTTAACCAGAGAATCTAATCTCCTATTCAGGGCATCCTGAGTGATTCAAGACCTCCCGAGTCGTCTCAGTTTATGGTCTCGATCGGTGGGCTCACAAACAAGCCATGAGCCTGCAAGTAGGACGGAAGCTCACCTCAAGAGGACGATGAAGTTGAAATTTTACGAGAGAGACGAAAGGAAGAAAATGTCATTATATCCAAATCTGACTAAAGGTTCATCTATGGATAGATTGTAAATTCATCCTTCCATCTAATCCATCCATTAGTCATTCATCTGCTAGAGTAAACTGAGTATAAATTTGTTAACTATGAACACTTTACAAAGGAGAAAACAAGGAGGAAAGACTTTGCATTGTACAAATTATGGCATTTCAAGTATAAAGTTTTTGCTGTAAACAGAAagactatttattttttttctcccaGATACTACTCACATTCTTGTGATAATTTGAGGAAAAAATGATCAAATGAatgatagcaaaaaaaaaaaaaaaaattataaactacAAGGAAAAGAATTTGAACCAGTTTCATGAGAACCACCTCTTCTCCTTTTTCACAGATTTAAGCTGCATTACTAGTTCTTCGCGCTGAGCTTCCACTTGAGCATATTGGAGGCTAACGTTGAGGTACCGCTCTCTCATCTCCCTTAGCTCCGTCTCTAAAGATGATATTCTTTCAAAGTCGGCATTTACATTTTTGTCAGGAATGTCCGGTTGGCCAGCTTGCTTCTCTGTGATCGCTCTGTAAACAGTGAATCTAAAATCAGGAGTAATCTCGATTGAAGAAGTCAAATTGTAGCTTGCCATCAAATGACTGTGGTTCAAAAGGAGAATGTCTATGTTTTTTGCCGCTATAAGACAAGCCGTCAAGGTCTCTGTTTGTTGGTTGAATTACAACCTAAGGGAATAGAGCCATTTATGGATAGAACACAGACTTGAACTGCATCTATCTCGATGGCAATCCAAAAAGGGGGAACCATACCTAAGTCGCTCTATCTCAATGGCAAGCTGGATAAGGTGTCTGGACTGATAATAGGATGCACTTCTGTGTTTTATTTACTCGTGTAGATGATAGGAGGGAAGAGGTTAGAATGAAAGAAACTATACAGCACATGGACAGTTTTTGTTTTTGTGGGTAAAATTTGTCTCTCTCACCTTCCCCTCTCTTTCTGTTCATCCATTTAGGTAAACAAGTAGTAAGAGACAAATTGGAACGGAGACTTCATAAAGAAACTTATTGAGATGAGGAAATCCTTCTGAAGTTCAAATATTACCTTTGAAGTTGTATTTGATCCATTCTATTTGCCTCCACATCCTGAGTTTCAGGTTCAGTTGAAATCTCTGGACCATGATTAACTTCCTAGTAAATCAAAATGACTTTATAATGTCGCTCATTAAAATTGCAAATGTAGGATAGAAGAAGAGGCATGGCTAACAAACTACTCACTTTCTCCTGCCGAAGGGATGTTCTTGGCAGCATGAGTTCCTTCTCCACTGTCTGAATTTTATTCATCAGCTCGTGATTCTCCCGCTCAAGACTTTCAATCTTTCTTTCGTATTCACTATTTGTCTGTTTCAACAGATTAAGTTTGTTCTTCAACTCTGCCTCCTGAGAGCATGATGCTTCTTTTAGCAGCAAGTCATTTTCTAATCGCAAAATTTTTTCTTCCAAGACCATCCTGTTGTGCCTATCCTCTTCACTGTTAGATATAGCCTTTAGCATATTAGCCACTCTCTCCGTCAAGGACTCTTTCTCTCCCTTCAGTTCTTCATATTCTTCAGACAATGACTTCAATAGACCTACCAACTTCTGCTTTTCAGAGTTGGCATCATCAAACGAGTTTTTAAGGCCTAATATTGAATTCCGAAGATGAATTAATTTTTTCACTTCAACCGTTGAAGGGGAAATCACTTCAACTGCTTGAGAAGCTTTAATATTCAATTCTCCTTCATTCTCCATATTTATATATTTCTCTTCACTGTACTTAACACTGTCAATTGCTTGATGAATGCGCTCTATATCAGCCATTAGCGTTTCCTCACTCTGTTTGGAAGCATTAAGTAAATCTATTAATCCTGCAATCTTATTCTCAGACTCTTGACGGAAATTCTGCAAGTCAGTCTCATAAAGCTTTATTTTTGAATTGGCTTCTTGAAGATTccattcaagtttagctttatcAGAACGGAGGACAGACGCTTCATGCACTTCATCTGATGCTATTTTTTCTAGGTCACCAAAATTTGAGGACTTTTGTGCAGCAAGGTTAGATATCTCTTTCTCAAGATTTTCCACTTCAATTGCTTTCTCTAATTCAATCTTGTTTAATAAAATGCGTGCCTTTGCTATTCTTTCTCCATGCTCCTTGTGTTCTTCCAAAATTTGGTCGAGTTGGGACAGCAGTGATTTCTCCTTTGATTCAGTGCCTGTTTGAATCGAAGCAAGCTTCAGTTCTAACAGTTCAACTTGCTTATAGAAATCATATCTCTTTTCATCCAATTCAATCTCGAGAAGTGTAACCTGTAGATGCGACTCTAGGTCCTGACTCTTTAACTTTTCAGTTAGTTTGTGAAGAGAACTGCACTCTTCAGTAAGACTTTCAATGGTAGCCTGCAGTTTTGAGTTTGATTGACTTAAAAGATCAGAACCCTCTAACACTTCTGATAAGTGGTTCTCTGTCTCTTGTAGTTTCTGTTTTAGTTCTGCTTTCTTCATCTCCACTTCCACTGTTTGATGTTCAACTTCATTCTTCAAATTAGCAGTAAGTGAGCTTGTGTCTTCTAGTTCCAATCGGACAGATTCTTTCTCATTAGTTACGTGTCTAAACTGGGCTTCTAAACCAGAAACAATTTCTGATAGCTCAACATTTTCCTGTTCTATCTGAGTTATGTACAATTCTAACTCAGTTTTGTTTCTTTCGAGCTCTGCCAACCTTCTTTCAAGAGTCTCATCAGCAGAAGAATGAAATTCCATGCTACCCCTAAGCACTTCCAAATCATGCTCCACATCTTGCAAGTGTTTTATAGTATCTATACATTCTTTACGCACAGAAACCAACTCTTCTTCCACTTGAGATTTCTCCTTCTGGATAGTGGAAATAAGATCTTCTAATTCCCAGTTAGACTGTTGGAGTCTATCTCTCTCTTGTTCCCTTAGCAACAATTGAGACTGAAGTTCATCTACATTAATACTGTTgggtttggttttcttttctatATTTTGAGGCTCCTTTGAAGTATCCTTGCTTAATTCCTTCAACTTAAAAATAAGATCTAGGTTTTCATCAGTAAGCTCAGTGCAATCCCTCTCTAGATCATTTATTTTAGCTTTAAGGACCTCAATTTCACGTATTTCATCAGAATAGCTTCCATTGTGCCCCTGATTCTTCACAATGTTGGATAACCTTTCCTCCAGCATAAGAATTTGATCTTCTTTCTGTGCTAGTTTTCTCTCCCATTCAACCTGATTATCTAGAGAATTTTTATTCTTGAGTTGTTCGTCTTCATCTATGTGGTTTTTTTGTGACTGGTCAGCTATCTCCAACCTCTGTTTCTCTATCATCTCTTCTAATTCCTGAAGGATGGAGACAAGCTCAATGTTTGATTCTTGTGTTTTCCTCAACTGTTGAGTTAAATCATAATTGGTGtctttctgaaatttcagctcatCCTCCAGCTCCGTCTGTACATAATGCATACCTTCACTTTTCTTAACTCCAACATCTGAATCTTTCAACGTCAACTTCTGTAGTGCAGCTTTCAGTTGTTCAACTTCTAACCTCAAAGAATCACATTCACTGTATGCAGCTGAAAGTTGCCTATCCAGGTTTGTTTGATGCTTAGATTTATCAGATATTTCCTTCTTTAAATTCTCGAGATCAAGCTTCAATCGCCTAGAATGTCTCTCCCACATCTTAACTTCATCATGGAGTTCCTCTATTTCTTCTTCAGCAGCTTCAACAAGTTCTTTTGAAGAATCAGATTGCTTTGGTGATGGTGCCGTAAATCGATCATTCGACATCCATGAGGTCATACTATTGTGTACTGAGGAACCTGAGGACCTAGAGTTGAACGATGATGGGTTTGATCCTATAAGTTCTTGCATAGGACTTGCACCATTAGTTGGACTAATGTGGGAACCTGTTGAATCTTGCATTCCGGCACATTTCCCCCCATTCCCATTAAAGCTGTTTTTAGGGGAAGAATCTTTCCTGCCAAAGCTATTCCCTGAATCAGTACTACGATGCGACCCTGATGCTGAGAAGTAGGTATCCTATAATATGCATTGATTATGCAAAAGAAGCCAaccaaagagagagaaaaatcaTTAACCAAAGACAAAGTAATAGGATAATATAACAGTAGCCTCAGTTGAAATccattgagagaaaaaaaaattcattaaccAAAGTGAAAGTAGTAGGATAATATAACAGTAGCCTCAGTTGAAATCCATTGAGAGTTAGTCAAGAGCCCATTTTTGCAGGGTGAAGAAAGGTGCTCACGAGAAGATACAGATAATATGAACTCAAGTGAAGAAAACTGATACACATGCAAGGAGACCGAAGTTCTAGTGTTGAAGAGGCAACTGTAAAATGTAATCTGAtatgtttcttttcctttttatatataaaattagTCCATTTGCAAGACCACAGACACAGGTGAGGAAGTTGTTGGCTCTTGAAACTGAGTAATGCAGTTATTCTAGCTGGAATAAAATACATATAGATGGTGGTGCCACAAGAAATGAGGACCATTTTTTAAACCAATAAGTTAACCTAATTTCCTGCTATCAAGATTGATGAGTTTCCTGATAGAAATGATCTCACATCTAACCTCATTCATAGGGCAGCAATGGGCATTGAACAGGTCACCTTCCGGTCATATCAACACCATTTCACTAAAAGGATGAAATCATGAGCTGTGTTGTATTTTTTGTCAGAAAGCATGATTACTCTTGGAGGTTTTGCACTAAATGCAGTCACCAAAGAAAGATATGTTCATAGTCCTGACTGTCATGAATTATTCGAGGAATTGGGTGAAGCCAAACTCTTTAACAAGTTTTTGGACAAGTCTACTAT is from Zingiber officinale cultivar Zhangliang chromosome 7B, Zo_v1.1, whole genome shotgun sequence and encodes:
- the LOC122007288 gene encoding interaptin-like isoform X2, with the protein product MQDSTGSHISPTNGASPMQELIGSNPSSFNSRSSGSSVHNSMTSWMSNDRFTAPSPKQSDSSKELVEAAEEEIEELHDEVKMWERHSRRLKLDLENLKKEISDKSKHQTNLDRQLSAAYSECDSLRLEVEQLKAALQKLTLKDSDVGVKKSEGMHYVQTELEDELKFQKDTNYDLTQQLRKTQESNIELVSILQELEEMIEKQRLEIADQSQKNHIDEDEQLKNKNSLDNQVEWERKLAQKEDQILMLEERLSNIVKNQGHNGSYSDEIREIEVLKAKINDLERDCTELTDENLDLIFKLKELSKDTSKEPQNIEKKTKPNSINVDELQSQLLLREQERDRLQQSNWELEDLISTIQKEKSQVEEELVSVRKECIDTIKHLQDVEHDLEVLRGSMEFHSSADETLERRLAELERNKTELELYITQIEQENVELSEIVSGLEAQFRHVTNEKESVRLELEDTSSLTANLKNEVEHQTVEVEMKKAELKQKLQETENHLSEVLEGSDLLSQSNSKLQATIESLTEECSSLHKLTEKLKSQDLESHLQVTLLEIELDEKRYDFYKQVELLELKLASIQTGTESKEKSLLSQLDQILEEHKEHGERIAKARILLNKIELEKAIEVENLEKEISNLAAQKSSNFGDLEKIASDEVHEASVLRSDKAKLEWNLQEANSKIKLYETDLQNFRQESENKIAGLIDLLNASKQSEETLMADIERIHQAIDSVKYSEEKYINMENEGELNIKASQAVEVISPSTVEVKKLIHLRNSILGLKNSFDDANSEKQKLVGLLKSLSEEYEELKGEKESLTERVANMLKAISNSEEDRHNRMVLEEKILRLENDLLLKEASCSQEAELKNKLNLLKQTNSEYERKIESLERENHELMNKIQTVEKELMLPRTSLRQEKEVNHGPEISTEPETQDVEANRMDQIQLQRAITEKQAGQPDIPDKNVNADFERISSLETELREMRERYLNVSLQYAQVEAQREELVMQLKSVKKEKRWFS
- the LOC122007288 gene encoding interaptin-like isoform X1, producing MFKLHRHRSDRLEEKAQFKFYSLQAIEVPRGWDRLVLSLISMESGKVLAKTGKATVRSGNCQWTDAETLWVSEDDASQDLEKCQFKILVSLASSRATILGEVILRLADYMGKEDSGLLFLPLKKCDAGTTLQVKIHYSSPKSKLRVGQSWKEMDLYPKHQSNTDDLDGKSHGSDHRFNSSVRDPSNQLSNTYPEETEDMDTYFSASGSHRSTDSGNSFGRKDSSPKNSFNGNGGKCAGMQDSTGSHISPTNGASPMQELIGSNPSSFNSRSSGSSVHNSMTSWMSNDRFTAPSPKQSDSSKELVEAAEEEIEELHDEVKMWERHSRRLKLDLENLKKEISDKSKHQTNLDRQLSAAYSECDSLRLEVEQLKAALQKLTLKDSDVGVKKSEGMHYVQTELEDELKFQKDTNYDLTQQLRKTQESNIELVSILQELEEMIEKQRLEIADQSQKNHIDEDEQLKNKNSLDNQVEWERKLAQKEDQILMLEERLSNIVKNQGHNGSYSDEIREIEVLKAKINDLERDCTELTDENLDLIFKLKELSKDTSKEPQNIEKKTKPNSINVDELQSQLLLREQERDRLQQSNWELEDLISTIQKEKSQVEEELVSVRKECIDTIKHLQDVEHDLEVLRGSMEFHSSADETLERRLAELERNKTELELYITQIEQENVELSEIVSGLEAQFRHVTNEKESVRLELEDTSSLTANLKNEVEHQTVEVEMKKAELKQKLQETENHLSEVLEGSDLLSQSNSKLQATIESLTEECSSLHKLTEKLKSQDLESHLQVTLLEIELDEKRYDFYKQVELLELKLASIQTGTESKEKSLLSQLDQILEEHKEHGERIAKARILLNKIELEKAIEVENLEKEISNLAAQKSSNFGDLEKIASDEVHEASVLRSDKAKLEWNLQEANSKIKLYETDLQNFRQESENKIAGLIDLLNASKQSEETLMADIERIHQAIDSVKYSEEKYINMENEGELNIKASQAVEVISPSTVEVKKLIHLRNSILGLKNSFDDANSEKQKLVGLLKSLSEEYEELKGEKESLTERVANMLKAISNSEEDRHNRMVLEEKILRLENDLLLKEASCSQEAELKNKLNLLKQTNSEYERKIESLERENHELMNKIQTVEKELMLPRTSLRQEKEVNHGPEISTEPETQDVEANRMDQIQLQRAITEKQAGQPDIPDKNVNADFERISSLETELREMRERYLNVSLQYAQVEAQREELVMQLKSVKKEKRWFS